One Malus domestica chromosome 11, GDT2T_hap1 genomic region harbors:
- the LOC103422854 gene encoding zinc finger protein BALDIBIS isoform X1 — translation MGPLLSLRPLSSHGRHHPLSLSSWSPCNYSMMSEDARLVPSIITGFSQEPDSSPNPNPNTNNQLKRKRSLPGTPDPDAEVIAMSPKSLMATNRFVCEICNKGFQRDQNLQLHRRGHNLPWKLKQRSKTEVIRKKVYVCPEKTCVHHEPSRALGDLTGIKKHFSRKHGEKKWKCEKCSKKYAVQSDWKAHSKVCGTREYRCDCGTLFSRKDSFITHRAFCDALAAEQSARFCSAPTTNNINPSFMNGSIANNTHKPQRIPHFIPMFQPEFAGSDHLAANNHLSSNAFIPEMLQTASMDMFGSSSSSQMQWLINNNKFVEESSFANANSLSMSSPSLLRGVLKEDEESKGSFSETISTTTNTSFYTNNNNKQNHHHHHQPMSATALLQKAARMGSTTSNNNNPATTFNDTTLNFNDMVNSTSSSSTQGATIEDGSLFLSNKHLMMPAGAAAMTKQGTSEQSSLTRDFLGVGGGDAIFGGGVPFFQQELAKLASMSDLSQYTSTTTSSRHQ, via the exons ATGGGTCCCCTACTCTCTCTGCGACCACTCAGCTCTCACGGGCGgcaccaccctctctctctctcttcatggTCCCCATGCAATTATAGC ATGATGTCCGAAGATGCGCGTTTAGTTCCCTCCATCATCACAGGGTTTTCTCAAGAGCCCGATTCCAgtcctaaccctaaccctaatacaaataatcaactcaaaaggaAGAGAAGTTTACCTGGAACACCAG ATCCAGATGCAGAAGTGATAGCTATGTCCCCAAAATCCCTAATGGCCACAAACCGATTCGTTTGCGAAATTTGCAACAAGGGTTTCCAGAGAGACCAGAACTTGCAGCTTCACCGACGTGGCCACAACCTTCCATGGAAGCTCAAACAAAGATCAAAAACAGAAGTGATTCGGAAGAAGGTGTACGTGTGCCCAGAAAAGACCTGCGTGCACCACGAGCCATCGCGAGCGCTCGGAGACCTCACCGGAATAAAAAAGCACTTCAGCCGAAAGCACGGCGAGAAGAAGTGGAAGTGTGAGAAGTGCTCAAAGAAATACGCAGTTCAATCGGATTGGAAGGCACATAGCAAGGTTTGTGGGACTAGAGAGTATAGATGTGACTGTGGCACACTCTTTTCCAG GAAGGATAGCTTCATAACACACAGAGCCTTCTGTGATGCTTTGGCGGCTGAGCAAAGTGCAAGATTCTGCTCAGCTCCAACTACCAATAATATCAATCCAAGCTTCATGAATGGGTCTATTGCCAATAATACCCATAAACCACAGAGAATCCCACATTTTATACCAATGTTTCAACCGGAATTTGCTGGCTCTGACCATCTAGCAGCCAACAATCATCTCAGTTCCAATGCTTTTATACCTGAAATGCTGCAAACGGCATCAATGGACATGTTtggatcatcttcatcatctcagATGCAATGGCTCATCAACAATAACAAGTTCGTGGAAGAATCATCATTTGCAAATGCCAACAGTCTCTCTATGTCATCGCCATCATTACTGCGGGGAGTGCTTAAGGAGGACgaagaatccaaagggagtttctCTGAAACAATAAGTACTACTACTAACACCTCTTTCTATACTAACAACAATAACAAAcagaaccaccaccaccaccaccaacccaTGTCAGCCACAGCACTTCTGCAAAAAGCAGCTCGAATGGGATCTACaaccagcaacaacaacaacccaGCTACAACATTCAACGACACCACCTTGAACTTCAATGATATGGTGAATTCTACGTCTTCCTCGTCAACTCAAGGAGCCACAATTGAAGATGGGTCACTGTTCTTGAGCAACAAACACTTGATGATGCCAGCTGGAGCAGCAGCCATGACAAAACAAGGAACAAGTGAGCAAAGTAGTTTAACTAGAGACTTTCTTGGAGTGGGAGGAGGTGATGCAATATTTGGTGGCGGAGTGCCTTTCTTTCAACAAGAGCTAGCAAAGTTAGCTTCCATGAGTGACTTGAGCCAATACACTAGTACTACTACCAGTAGTCGGCATCAATGA
- the LOC103422854 gene encoding zinc finger protein BALDIBIS isoform X2, translated as MMSEDARLVPSIITGFSQEPDSSPNPNPNTNNQLKRKRSLPGTPDPDAEVIAMSPKSLMATNRFVCEICNKGFQRDQNLQLHRRGHNLPWKLKQRSKTEVIRKKVYVCPEKTCVHHEPSRALGDLTGIKKHFSRKHGEKKWKCEKCSKKYAVQSDWKAHSKVCGTREYRCDCGTLFSRKDSFITHRAFCDALAAEQSARFCSAPTTNNINPSFMNGSIANNTHKPQRIPHFIPMFQPEFAGSDHLAANNHLSSNAFIPEMLQTASMDMFGSSSSSQMQWLINNNKFVEESSFANANSLSMSSPSLLRGVLKEDEESKGSFSETISTTTNTSFYTNNNNKQNHHHHHQPMSATALLQKAARMGSTTSNNNNPATTFNDTTLNFNDMVNSTSSSSTQGATIEDGSLFLSNKHLMMPAGAAAMTKQGTSEQSSLTRDFLGVGGGDAIFGGGVPFFQQELAKLASMSDLSQYTSTTTSSRHQ; from the exons ATGATGTCCGAAGATGCGCGTTTAGTTCCCTCCATCATCACAGGGTTTTCTCAAGAGCCCGATTCCAgtcctaaccctaaccctaatacaaataatcaactcaaaaggaAGAGAAGTTTACCTGGAACACCAG ATCCAGATGCAGAAGTGATAGCTATGTCCCCAAAATCCCTAATGGCCACAAACCGATTCGTTTGCGAAATTTGCAACAAGGGTTTCCAGAGAGACCAGAACTTGCAGCTTCACCGACGTGGCCACAACCTTCCATGGAAGCTCAAACAAAGATCAAAAACAGAAGTGATTCGGAAGAAGGTGTACGTGTGCCCAGAAAAGACCTGCGTGCACCACGAGCCATCGCGAGCGCTCGGAGACCTCACCGGAATAAAAAAGCACTTCAGCCGAAAGCACGGCGAGAAGAAGTGGAAGTGTGAGAAGTGCTCAAAGAAATACGCAGTTCAATCGGATTGGAAGGCACATAGCAAGGTTTGTGGGACTAGAGAGTATAGATGTGACTGTGGCACACTCTTTTCCAG GAAGGATAGCTTCATAACACACAGAGCCTTCTGTGATGCTTTGGCGGCTGAGCAAAGTGCAAGATTCTGCTCAGCTCCAACTACCAATAATATCAATCCAAGCTTCATGAATGGGTCTATTGCCAATAATACCCATAAACCACAGAGAATCCCACATTTTATACCAATGTTTCAACCGGAATTTGCTGGCTCTGACCATCTAGCAGCCAACAATCATCTCAGTTCCAATGCTTTTATACCTGAAATGCTGCAAACGGCATCAATGGACATGTTtggatcatcttcatcatctcagATGCAATGGCTCATCAACAATAACAAGTTCGTGGAAGAATCATCATTTGCAAATGCCAACAGTCTCTCTATGTCATCGCCATCATTACTGCGGGGAGTGCTTAAGGAGGACgaagaatccaaagggagtttctCTGAAACAATAAGTACTACTACTAACACCTCTTTCTATACTAACAACAATAACAAAcagaaccaccaccaccaccaccaacccaTGTCAGCCACAGCACTTCTGCAAAAAGCAGCTCGAATGGGATCTACaaccagcaacaacaacaacccaGCTACAACATTCAACGACACCACCTTGAACTTCAATGATATGGTGAATTCTACGTCTTCCTCGTCAACTCAAGGAGCCACAATTGAAGATGGGTCACTGTTCTTGAGCAACAAACACTTGATGATGCCAGCTGGAGCAGCAGCCATGACAAAACAAGGAACAAGTGAGCAAAGTAGTTTAACTAGAGACTTTCTTGGAGTGGGAGGAGGTGATGCAATATTTGGTGGCGGAGTGCCTTTCTTTCAACAAGAGCTAGCAAAGTTAGCTTCCATGAGTGACTTGAGCCAATACACTAGTACTACTACCAGTAGTCGGCATCAATGA